One Halolamina litorea genomic window carries:
- a CDS encoding magnesium transporter produces MTTDWSVRGITRAMLPVLLAMTMVEVGSGLVLGSFEASLYQYPTLLVLVPVTIGTAGNLGSILASRLSTAFHLGTFEFSPSDETLAGNALATVALAVTLFPVVGVGAWGLQSLVGGTALGVGTVVRISLLSGVTLAALAVVLTLSATYGAYRFELDPDDVVIPVVTNTCDVLGVVVLFVVVQLTL; encoded by the coding sequence ATGACGACCGACTGGTCGGTCCGGGGGATCACGCGGGCGATGCTCCCGGTGTTGTTGGCGATGACGATGGTCGAGGTCGGCTCGGGGTTGGTGCTCGGGAGCTTCGAGGCGTCGCTCTATCAGTACCCCACGCTGCTGGTGTTGGTGCCGGTCACGATCGGGACCGCGGGCAACCTCGGGAGCATCCTCGCCTCCAGGCTGTCGACGGCGTTCCACCTCGGGACGTTCGAGTTCTCGCCGAGCGACGAGACGCTGGCTGGCAACGCGCTAGCGACGGTCGCGCTCGCGGTGACGCTGTTCCCGGTCGTCGGCGTGGGTGCGTGGGGGCTCCAGTCGCTGGTGGGTGGCACGGCGCTGGGCGTCGGCACGGTAGTCCGGATCTCGCTTCTCAGCGGCGTCACGCTCGCGGCCCTCGCGGTGGTGCTCACCCTCTCTGCGACCTACGGCGCCTACCGCTTCGAACTCGACCCGGACGACGTGGTGATCCCGGTCGTCACCAACACCTGCGACGTGCTCGGGGTCGTCGTACTCTTCGTGGTGGTTCAGCTCACGCTCTGA
- a CDS encoding HPP family protein, which produces MSSAVRAGVHAGTLLAATGVAALLTGRPFLFPSLGPSAYLLATAPKAPASQPRTVLAGHAVGVVAGLLASGLIAPGLVVIEPTPAFSSATFRLAASAVVSVALTTGGMVLTGREHAPACATTLIVALGLLPSPTDGAIILAAVALLLAVDALLGRSGLRA; this is translated from the coding sequence GTGTCCTCCGCCGTCCGGGCCGGCGTCCACGCCGGTACGCTGCTCGCGGCCACGGGCGTCGCCGCGCTCCTGACCGGCCGTCCCTTCCTCTTCCCCAGCCTCGGCCCCTCCGCGTACCTGCTGGCGACGGCGCCGAAGGCCCCCGCGAGCCAGCCTCGGACCGTCCTCGCGGGCCACGCCGTCGGTGTCGTCGCGGGGCTGTTGGCCTCCGGGCTGATCGCGCCGGGACTTGTCGTCATCGAGCCGACCCCGGCGTTCTCGTCGGCGACGTTCCGCCTCGCCGCCAGCGCGGTCGTCTCGGTGGCGCTGACGACCGGCGGAATGGTGCTCACCGGCCGCGAACACGCACCGGCGTGTGCGACGACGCTCATCGTCGCGCTCGGCCTCCTTCCGTCGCCGACCGACGGGGCGATCATCCTCGCGGCGGTGGCGCTGTTGCTGGCCGTCGACGCGCTCCTCGGACGATCGGGTCTCAGAGCGTGA
- a CDS encoding creatininase family protein, whose amino-acid sequence MVNTTSPVAWAGKPYHEIREVAEQDGSVLVVPIGALEQHGHHLPTGTDTILVEAVATRAAEYVAEADDVPVLTTPPLWLGHSPHHLPFGGTVSADFETLHDVLSQIADSALGNDFDTILFLNGHGGNRPLIAAATGRVGAEQPDTEVLGLTYFELGTYFMDEIRESDLGGMAHGGELETSMMLHLTPELVDEELMAATQWETEYEQAPSDLLGPGPLNVTLDVEEWSESGAMGDVSRVSAEKGERMLEGFVDELAALLVAISE is encoded by the coding sequence ATGGTTAACACCACGAGTCCCGTCGCCTGGGCGGGCAAACCGTACCACGAGATCCGGGAGGTCGCCGAGCAGGACGGATCGGTTTTGGTCGTCCCGATCGGGGCCCTCGAACAGCACGGACACCACCTTCCGACCGGGACGGACACGATACTCGTCGAGGCGGTGGCCACCCGCGCCGCCGAGTACGTCGCGGAGGCCGACGACGTGCCGGTTCTGACGACGCCACCACTCTGGTTGGGCCACTCGCCACACCACCTGCCCTTCGGCGGCACCGTCAGCGCCGACTTCGAGACGCTCCACGACGTGCTCTCACAGATCGCCGACAGCGCGCTGGGCAACGACTTCGATACGATCCTGTTCCTCAACGGCCACGGGGGGAACCGACCGCTGATCGCGGCGGCGACGGGGCGGGTGGGCGCCGAACAGCCCGACACGGAGGTACTGGGGCTGACCTACTTCGAACTCGGGACCTATTTCATGGACGAGATCCGGGAGAGCGACCTCGGCGGGATGGCCCACGGCGGGGAACTGGAGACCTCCATGATGTTGCATCTGACCCCCGAACTGGTCGACGAGGAACTGATGGCGGCGACCCAGTGGGAGACCGAGTACGAACAGGCCCCCTCGGACCTGCTGGGGCCGGGACCGCTGAACGTCACGCTCGACGTGGAGGAGTGGTCGGAGTCGGGGGCGATGGGCGACGTCTCCCGGGTGAGCGCCGAGAAGGGCGAGCGGATGCTCGAAGGGTTCGTCGACGAGTTGGCGGCGCTGCTGGTGGCAATCAGCGAGTAG
- a CDS encoding AAA family ATPase — protein MRIIGTVGLPGSGKGEAAAVAREEDIPVVTMGDVIREETRRRGLDPSEHHGEVAGKLREEEGETAIADRCIPMVREAAEGQAGEPVVLVDGLRSMAEVERFVEAFGDEFLLVSIEAPFDLRATRLGDRGREATDLDREKLREREERELGFGMGEVMDAADLTIENDDTLEGFREQVRAVLDAGAAAVGADDHEAGPEGENE, from the coding sequence ATGCGAATCATCGGCACCGTCGGGCTTCCGGGGAGCGGCAAGGGCGAGGCCGCAGCGGTCGCCCGGGAGGAAGACATCCCGGTCGTGACGATGGGCGACGTGATCCGGGAGGAGACCCGCCGCCGCGGGCTCGACCCGAGCGAACACCACGGCGAGGTCGCCGGCAAACTCCGCGAGGAGGAGGGCGAGACCGCCATCGCCGACCGCTGTATCCCGATGGTCCGGGAGGCCGCCGAGGGACAGGCGGGGGAACCGGTCGTGCTCGTCGACGGCCTGCGCTCGATGGCCGAGGTCGAGCGATTCGTCGAGGCGTTCGGCGACGAGTTCCTGCTCGTCTCGATCGAGGCGCCCTTCGACCTGCGAGCGACGCGACTCGGCGACCGCGGGCGCGAGGCGACCGACCTCGACCGCGAGAAGCTCCGCGAGCGCGAGGAACGTGAACTCGGATTCGGCATGGGAGAGGTGATGGACGCCGCCGACCTCACCATCGAGAACGACGACACGCTGGAGGGGTTCCGCGAGCAGGTCCGTGCGGTGCTCGACGCCGGCGCGGCCGCGGTCGGCGCTGACGACCACGAAGCGGGTCCGGAGGGTGAGAACGAATGA
- a CDS encoding signal recognition particle protein Srp54, which yields MVLDNLGSSLRGTMDKLRGKSRLDEEDVQEIVKEIQRSLLQADVEVDLVMDLSSNIEERALNEEPPGGTSARDHILKIVYEEMVEVVGDSTEIPLEPQTIMLAGLQGSGKTTTAAKMAWWFSTKGLRPAVIQTDTFRPGAYEQAKQMCENAEVQFYGDPDAEDPVQIARDGMEATEDADIRIVDTAGRHALEADLIEEIEEIERAVAPDRNLLVLDAAIGQGAKAQAREFDSAVGVDGVAITKLDGTAKGGGALTAVNETDSSIAFLGTGETVQDIERFEPNGFISRLLGMGDLKQLSERVERAMEETGEDDDWEPEDMLQGSFTLKDMQRQMDAMNKMGPLDQVMDMIPGMGGGLMDQLPDDAMDVTQDRMRNFEVIMDSMTDEELEDPRSIGASQVQRIARGSGTEEETVQELLQQHKMMDQTLSQFQGMGDGDMQRMMKKMQGGDGGGGGLGGMGPFG from the coding sequence CGATGGACAAGCTCCGCGGGAAGTCCCGCTTGGACGAGGAGGACGTCCAAGAGATCGTCAAGGAGATCCAGCGCTCGCTGCTGCAGGCCGACGTCGAAGTCGACCTCGTGATGGATCTCTCCTCGAACATCGAGGAGCGCGCGCTCAACGAGGAGCCGCCGGGTGGCACCTCCGCGCGTGACCACATCCTCAAGATCGTCTACGAGGAGATGGTCGAAGTCGTCGGCGACTCCACGGAGATCCCGCTGGAGCCCCAGACGATCATGCTCGCCGGCCTCCAGGGGTCGGGGAAGACGACCACCGCCGCCAAGATGGCGTGGTGGTTCTCGACGAAGGGCCTGCGACCGGCGGTCATCCAGACCGACACGTTCCGGCCCGGCGCCTACGAGCAGGCCAAACAGATGTGTGAGAACGCGGAGGTCCAGTTCTACGGCGACCCGGACGCCGAGGACCCCGTCCAGATCGCCCGCGATGGGATGGAGGCGACCGAGGACGCGGACATCCGAATCGTGGACACGGCCGGTCGGCACGCCCTGGAGGCGGACCTGATCGAGGAGATCGAGGAGATCGAGCGCGCGGTCGCCCCCGACCGGAACCTGCTCGTACTCGACGCCGCGATCGGACAGGGCGCGAAGGCACAGGCTCGGGAGTTCGACAGCGCCGTGGGCGTCGACGGCGTCGCCATCACCAAGCTCGACGGGACCGCGAAAGGTGGGGGTGCGCTGACGGCCGTCAACGAGACCGACTCCTCGATCGCCTTCCTCGGGACCGGCGAGACCGTCCAGGACATCGAGCGCTTCGAGCCCAACGGCTTCATCTCCCGGCTGCTCGGGATGGGCGACCTCAAACAGCTCTCAGAGCGCGTCGAGCGCGCGATGGAGGAGACGGGCGAGGACGACGACTGGGAGCCCGAGGACATGCTGCAGGGGAGTTTCACCCTGAAGGACATGCAGCGCCAGATGGACGCGATGAACAAGATGGGGCCGCTCGACCAGGTGATGGACATGATCCCGGGGATGGGCGGCGGGCTGATGGATCAGCTTCCCGACGACGCGATGGACGTGACCCAAGACCGGATGCGGAACTTCGAGGTCATCATGGACTCGATGACCGACGAGGAGTTGGAGGACCCCCGCTCCATCGGCGCCTCGCAGGTCCAGCGCATCGCCCGCGGTTCGGGCACCGAGGAGGAGACGGTACAGGAACTGCTCCAGCAACACAAGATGATGGACCAGACCCTGAGTCAGTTCCAGGGGATGGGCGACGGCGACATGCAGCGGATGATGAAGAAGATGCAGGGCGGCGACGGCGGTGGTGGCGGCCTCGGCGGCATGGGGCCGTTCGGATAA
- a CDS encoding V-type ATP synthase subunit B, translated as MKEYQTITEISGPLVFAEVDESIGYDEMVEIETANGDTLRGQVLESADDIVAIQVFEGTSGIDRNASVRFTGETLKMPVTEDLLGRVLDGSGSPIDGGPDIVPDERHDIVGEAINPVSREYPEEFIQTGVSAIDGMNTLVRGQKLPIFSASGLPHSDLALQIARQATVPEEDEQSDDGEGSEFAVVFGAMGITQEEANEFMDDFERTGALERSVVFMNLADDPAVERTVTPRMALTTAEYLAFEKGYHVLTILTDMTNYCEALREIGAAREEVPGRRGYPGYMYTDLAQLYERAGRIDGREGSVTQIPILTMPGEDDTHPIPDLTGYITEGQIVMDRNLDSKGMEPPVNVLPSLSRLMDDGIGEGLTRGDHGDVKDQLFAAYAEGEDLRDLVNIVGREALSETDNKYLDFADRFETEFVDQGYRTNREIDETLDIGWELLSILPKTELNRIGEDLIEEYYVEDAGVDADDGSEEAPADD; from the coding sequence ATGAAAGAGTACCAAACCATCACCGAGATTTCGGGCCCGCTCGTCTTCGCGGAGGTCGACGAGTCCATCGGGTACGACGAGATGGTGGAGATCGAGACCGCCAACGGGGACACGCTCCGTGGCCAGGTCCTCGAGTCCGCCGACGACATCGTCGCTATCCAGGTGTTCGAGGGCACCAGCGGTATCGACCGCAACGCGTCCGTGCGCTTCACGGGCGAGACGCTGAAGATGCCCGTCACCGAGGACCTCCTCGGGCGGGTGCTCGACGGCTCGGGCTCGCCGATCGACGGCGGCCCCGACATCGTCCCGGACGAGCGCCACGACATCGTCGGCGAGGCGATCAACCCCGTCTCGCGTGAGTACCCCGAGGAGTTCATCCAGACGGGCGTCTCGGCGATCGACGGCATGAACACGCTGGTTCGCGGCCAGAAGCTGCCGATCTTCTCGGCTTCGGGGCTCCCCCACAGCGACCTCGCGCTCCAGATCGCCCGACAGGCGACGGTGCCCGAGGAGGACGAGCAGAGCGACGACGGCGAGGGATCGGAGTTCGCCGTGGTCTTCGGCGCGATGGGGATCACCCAGGAGGAGGCAAACGAGTTCATGGACGACTTCGAGCGCACCGGCGCGCTGGAGCGCTCCGTCGTCTTCATGAACCTCGCCGACGACCCGGCGGTCGAGCGGACGGTCACGCCGCGGATGGCGCTGACCACCGCTGAGTATCTCGCCTTCGAGAAGGGCTACCACGTCCTGACGATCCTGACGGACATGACCAACTACTGCGAGGCGCTCCGAGAGATCGGCGCCGCGCGTGAGGAGGTCCCCGGCCGGCGTGGCTACCCCGGCTACATGTACACCGACCTGGCCCAGCTCTACGAGCGGGCCGGCCGTATCGACGGCCGCGAGGGCTCGGTGACGCAGATCCCGATCCTCACCATGCCCGGCGAGGACGACACCCACCCGATCCCGGACCTGACCGGCTACATCACCGAGGGGCAGATCGTGATGGACCGGAACCTCGACAGCAAGGGGATGGAACCGCCCGTCAACGTCCTGCCCAGCCTCTCCCGGCTGATGGACGACGGGATCGGCGAGGGCCTGACCCGTGGCGACCACGGGGACGTGAAGGACCAGCTGTTCGCGGCGTACGCGGAGGGTGAGGACCTGCGCGACCTCGTGAACATCGTCGGCCGCGAGGCACTGTCCGAGACCGACAACAAGTACCTCGACTTCGCCGACCGCTTCGAGACGGAGTTCGTCGATCAGGGCTACCGCACCAACCGAGAGATCGACGAGACGCTCGACATCGGCTGGGAACTCCTCTCGATCCTCCCGAAGACGGAACTCAACCGTATCGGCGAGGACCTCATCGAGGAGTACTACGTCGAGGACGCCGGCGTCGACGCCGACGACGGCTCCGAGGAAGCGCCCGCGGACGACTAA
- a CDS encoding RNA-binding domain-containing protein yields the protein MIYSIDVTIEAPVQGTEIADRVEDAVTNLFPDAEFRREPDRFIAESHSLDAFSDTLHEQEILDTARREFFNGRDDEGFSFSLKKQPAFEGVVNFAVGSEDELGDIRVRVDVREPDVESFIDYVAPPTEDGRPVDPDDR from the coding sequence ATGATCTACAGCATCGACGTGACGATCGAGGCACCGGTGCAGGGAACCGAGATCGCAGACCGGGTCGAGGACGCGGTGACGAACCTCTTCCCCGACGCCGAGTTCCGCCGTGAGCCCGACCGCTTCATCGCCGAGAGCCACTCCCTTGACGCCTTCTCGGATACGCTCCACGAACAGGAGATCCTCGACACCGCCCGCCGGGAGTTCTTCAACGGCCGGGACGACGAGGGCTTTTCCTTCTCGCTGAAGAAACAGCCCGCCTTCGAGGGCGTCGTCAACTTCGCGGTCGGCTCCGAGGACGAACTCGGCGACATCCGGGTCCGCGTCGACGTGCGCGAACCCGACGTCGAGTCGTTCATCGACTACGTCGCCCCGCCGACCGAGGACGGCCGCCCGGTCGACCCCGACGACCGCTGA
- a CDS encoding MFS transporter: MELRRLARYDALILTSLLWFMAKFVRYLFPPLFEPFQAAFGVSNTATGLAFSALMTVYALMQFPSGVIADRRGPVRVIAGGAAVAALGAFALVLPLPLPDLSIPAGPIDTVPGEFLGIVGGMLLIGLGTGAHKTVAVRLLAAVHTERTGRALGVLDTVAAFGGVAAPLAVTYALPDWRGLFLASAIVVVALTVLFVRRTPRHLDGDGAVDESGDDGGMDGSLGGYLRLMAIPRVGLFVGVTVAFAFGYNGVVAFLPIYLTDGAGLEQGLANTLYSGLFVVSLVQLGTGELTDRVGRLPMLFVTVGAAVLGAALLLSVQGIIAVGVAVVVFGLGCHGFRPVRSAFLMSLLPDDAAGGGLGVVRTVLMLAGAVAPGVTGFLIDTQGYTAAFATLGGAFVVALGLLAGIALIGGEE, translated from the coding sequence ATGGAGCTTCGCCGCCTCGCACGCTACGACGCGCTGATCCTCACGTCGCTGCTGTGGTTCATGGCGAAGTTCGTCCGCTACCTGTTCCCGCCGCTGTTCGAGCCGTTCCAGGCGGCCTTCGGCGTCTCCAACACCGCCACCGGTCTCGCGTTCTCGGCGCTGATGACCGTCTACGCGCTGATGCAGTTCCCCTCCGGCGTGATCGCCGACCGGCGCGGCCCGGTGCGAGTGATCGCCGGCGGCGCCGCCGTCGCCGCCCTCGGGGCGTTCGCGCTCGTCCTCCCGCTCCCGTTGCCGGACCTGTCGATCCCGGCCGGCCCGATCGACACGGTGCCCGGGGAGTTCCTCGGCATCGTCGGCGGGATGCTGCTGATCGGCCTCGGCACGGGCGCCCACAAGACCGTCGCCGTCCGCCTGCTCGCGGCGGTCCACACGGAACGGACCGGGCGGGCGCTGGGCGTGCTCGACACCGTCGCGGCCTTCGGCGGCGTCGCGGCGCCGCTGGCCGTGACCTACGCGCTGCCGGACTGGCGCGGCCTGTTCCTCGCGAGCGCGATCGTCGTCGTCGCGCTGACGGTGCTGTTCGTCCGACGGACCCCGCGACACCTCGACGGCGACGGCGCCGTCGACGAGTCCGGCGACGACGGCGGGATGGACGGCTCGCTCGGGGGGTATCTCCGGCTGATGGCGATCCCGCGGGTCGGCCTGTTCGTCGGCGTCACCGTCGCGTTCGCCTTCGGCTACAACGGCGTCGTGGCGTTCCTCCCCATCTACCTGACCGACGGCGCAGGGCTCGAACAGGGGCTGGCCAACACGCTCTACTCCGGGCTGTTCGTCGTCTCGCTGGTCCAGTTGGGCACCGGCGAACTCACCGACCGCGTGGGGCGGCTGCCGATGCTGTTCGTCACCGTCGGGGCCGCCGTCCTCGGCGCGGCGCTGTTGCTCTCGGTACAGGGGATCATCGCCGTCGGCGTCGCCGTCGTCGTCTTCGGGCTGGGCTGTCACGGCTTCCGGCCCGTCCGGAGCGCGTTCCTGATGTCGCTGCTTCCCGACGACGCCGCCGGCGGTGGGCTGGGCGTCGTGCGGACGGTGTTGATGCTCGCCGGCGCGGTCGCCCCCGGGGTCACGGGGTTCCTGATCGACACGCAGGGTTACACCGCGGCGTTCGCGACGCTGGGTGGGGCGTTCGTGGTCGCGTTGGGGCTGCTTGCGGGGATCGCCCTGATCGGCGGCGAGGAGTGA
- the thsA gene encoding thermosome subunit alpha: MIVLSEDSQRTSGKDAQEMNITAGKAVAESVRTTLGPKGMDKMLVDSSGGVVVTNDGVTILKEMDIDHPAANMIVEVSETQEEEVGDGTTTAVVVGGELLDQAEELVEADVHPTTIAQGYRAAAEKAKEILTEEAIEVTADDYDTLTKIAETAMTGKGAETAKDTLAELVVDALLAVQDESGIDADNVSIEKVVGGSIENSELIEGVIVDKERVDENMPYAVEDADVALFDGAIEVKETEIDAEVNVTDPDQLQQFMEQEEKQLREMVDQLVDVGADVVFVGDGIDDIAQHYLAQQGILAVRRAKSDDLKALARSTGATVVSSLDDIEADDLGFAGSVAQKDIGGDERIFVEDVEEARSVTLVLRGGTDHVVDELERAIDDSIGVVRTTLLDGQVLPGGGAPETELALQLRAFADSVGGREQLAVEAFADALEVIPRTLAENAGLDPIDSLVDLRATHDGGAFTSGLDAYTGDIIDMEEEGVVEPLRVKTQAIESATEAATMILRIDDVIAAGDLAGGQVGDDDGGDEMPPGGGGMGGMGGMGGMGGAM; this comes from the coding sequence ATGATCGTACTCTCCGAGGACAGCCAGCGAACCTCCGGGAAGGACGCCCAGGAGATGAACATCACGGCCGGGAAGGCCGTCGCCGAGTCGGTCCGAACCACGCTCGGGCCCAAAGGCATGGACAAGATGCTCGTCGACTCCTCGGGCGGCGTCGTCGTCACGAACGACGGCGTGACCATCCTCAAGGAGATGGACATCGATCACCCCGCGGCCAACATGATCGTCGAAGTCTCCGAGACCCAGGAGGAGGAGGTCGGCGACGGCACCACGACCGCCGTCGTCGTCGGTGGCGAACTCCTCGACCAGGCCGAGGAGCTCGTCGAGGCCGACGTGCACCCGACAACGATCGCACAGGGCTACCGCGCGGCCGCCGAGAAGGCAAAGGAGATCCTCACCGAGGAGGCCATCGAGGTCACTGCCGACGACTACGACACCCTGACCAAGATCGCCGAGACGGCGATGACCGGTAAGGGCGCCGAGACCGCCAAGGACACGCTCGCGGAACTGGTCGTCGACGCGCTGCTCGCCGTCCAAGACGAGTCGGGGATCGACGCCGACAACGTCTCCATCGAGAAGGTCGTCGGTGGTTCCATCGAGAACTCCGAGCTGATCGAGGGCGTCATCGTCGACAAGGAGCGCGTCGACGAGAACATGCCCTACGCGGTCGAGGACGCCGACGTCGCGCTGTTCGACGGCGCCATCGAGGTCAAGGAGACCGAGATCGACGCCGAGGTCAACGTCACCGACCCCGACCAGCTCCAGCAGTTCATGGAGCAAGAAGAGAAGCAGCTCCGCGAGATGGTCGACCAGCTCGTCGACGTGGGCGCCGACGTGGTGTTCGTCGGTGACGGCATCGACGACATCGCCCAGCACTACCTCGCCCAGCAGGGCATCCTCGCGGTCCGCCGCGCGAAGAGTGACGACCTGAAGGCGCTGGCCCGATCCACCGGCGCGACCGTCGTCTCCTCGCTCGACGACATCGAGGCCGACGACCTCGGCTTCGCCGGCTCCGTCGCCCAGAAGGACATCGGCGGCGACGAGCGCATCTTCGTCGAGGACGTCGAGGAGGCCCGCTCGGTCACGCTCGTCCTCCGGGGCGGCACCGACCACGTGGTCGACGAACTTGAGCGCGCCATCGACGACTCCATCGGCGTCGTTCGAACGACGCTGCTCGACGGGCAGGTGCTGCCCGGCGGCGGCGCTCCCGAGACCGAACTCGCACTCCAGCTCCGCGCGTTCGCCGACTCCGTCGGGGGCCGCGAACAGCTGGCCGTCGAGGCGTTCGCCGACGCGCTGGAGGTCATCCCGCGCACCCTCGCCGAGAACGCCGGGCTCGACCCGATCGACTCGCTGGTCGACCTGCGCGCCACCCACGACGGCGGCGCGTTCACCTCCGGCCTCGACGCCTACACGGGCGACATCATCGACATGGAGGAGGAGGGCGTCGTCGAGCCCCTCCGAGTGAAGACGCAGGCAATCGAGTCCGCCACCGAGGCGGCGACGATGATCCTCCGCATCGACGACGTCATCGCCGCCGGCGACCTCGCGGGCGGTCAGGTCGGCGACGACGACGGCGGGGACGAGATGCCGCCGGGCGGCGGCGGCATGGGCGGCATGGGCGGCATGGGTGGCATGGGCGGCGCGATGTAA
- a CDS encoding magnesium transporter: MSVIAVAREAYEAALPALVASLVGGLLAGVVLGGMQAELRAVPGLLVAVPALLATRGNVYGSLGARLSTGLHQGLVEPHVDLGDERLRGAAAAALANGLLACAVAAVAVFLILTLLGDTVAPLRTLLAISLLSGLLSGIALTVVVVLVVFAGYRRGHDPDSLVGPVVTTTGDVFGVAFLLLSVRIVLAAGGVG; this comes from the coding sequence ATGAGCGTCATCGCCGTCGCACGCGAGGCCTACGAGGCGGCGTTGCCCGCACTCGTCGCGAGCCTCGTCGGCGGCCTGCTCGCGGGCGTCGTGCTCGGCGGGATGCAAGCGGAACTGCGGGCGGTTCCGGGGCTGCTGGTGGCGGTGCCCGCGCTGTTGGCGACCCGGGGGAACGTCTACGGCAGCCTCGGCGCGCGGCTCTCGACCGGCCTCCATCAGGGGCTGGTCGAACCCCACGTCGACCTCGGTGACGAGCGGCTTCGCGGGGCCGCGGCGGCCGCGCTGGCTAACGGCCTGCTCGCGTGTGCCGTCGCCGCCGTCGCCGTGTTCCTGATCCTGACGCTGCTCGGGGACACCGTCGCCCCGCTGCGTACGCTGCTCGCGATCAGCCTCCTCTCGGGACTGCTCTCGGGGATCGCGCTGACGGTCGTCGTCGTGCTCGTCGTGTTCGCCGGCTACCGGCGCGGGCACGACCCCGATTCGCTCGTCGGCCCCGTTGTGACCACGACTGGCGACGTGTTCGGCGTCGCCTTCCTGCTGCTCTCGGTGCGGATCGTGCTCGCGGCCGGGGGTGTCGGATGA